One part of the Methanomethylovorans hollandica DSM 15978 genome encodes these proteins:
- a CDS encoding winged helix-turn-helix transcriptional regulator, with the protein MKRILLATIILFFFFTSPCYCKDYVILTQPDPNLINDDSGADANITFWDLPLSLQLITISSLVLALGWKLSAILIARIKDENNDNRLKILQFIERNPGITVNSVKRDLRLKRGTVRYHISVLKEAGKIVLLKNGNYINLFSKEHNVLNNIYSREIEPYLQGITCKKICWLIYENPGITNKEISEELGLARSTISTHVQKLKEFGYLVTEPNGKFTRYFLDENFHPDMVPYFEEMA; encoded by the coding sequence ATGAAAAGAATACTTCTGGCAACAATAATTCTTTTCTTTTTTTTCACATCGCCTTGCTATTGTAAAGATTATGTAATTCTAACCCAACCGGATCCAAATTTGATCAATGATGACAGTGGTGCAGATGCCAATATCACTTTCTGGGATTTGCCACTCTCTTTACAATTAATAACCATTAGTTCACTTGTCTTAGCCCTCGGTTGGAAGCTGTCTGCGATATTAATCGCAAGGATAAAAGATGAAAATAATGATAATCGCCTGAAGATTCTCCAATTCATTGAAAGAAATCCCGGAATTACTGTTAATTCCGTTAAAAGGGACTTAAGACTTAAAAGAGGAACTGTCCGATACCATATAAGCGTTCTTAAAGAAGCTGGAAAAATCGTATTATTAAAAAACGGGAACTACATTAACCTATTTTCAAAAGAACATAATGTATTGAACAACATCTATTCTCGAGAGATCGAACCTTACTTACAGGGAATTACCTGTAAAAAGATATGCTGGTTAATATACGAAAATCCGGGTATAACAAATAAAGAGATATCTGAAGAATTAGGACTTGCAAGAAGCACTATTAGTACACATGTTCAAAAACTAAAAGAGTTTGGATACTTAGTTACAGAACCAAATGGAAAATTTACTCGGTATTTCTTGGATGAGAATTTTCACCCGGATATGGTTCCATACTTCGAAGAAATGGCGTGA
- a CDS encoding zinc dependent phospholipase C family protein — MKWSTHQRILSRILSRFHSDEQLLYQAREGSIAPDKVTKDYYDHRFNKNGLKKIRYHIQKARSMFLINRISDAYYELGVASHYIADGMTAVHLHDVSSKDPIHEQYESDLDNLDKKEGFSLLRDVYKEQLIEIMGPADIKEITDYMKKRRLNAKNERDWYPHDDLYLTYYFLNILSVNILSDKYPPAKEQEYLKKSLISWIYPRTFAYHSLKVVIFTILALFLWYWSPLAGIIAMIINVYYNINYFLIADAIKNKKTLYTYRVNGNEYKFSRIPDKSWFILDSSKF, encoded by the coding sequence ATGAAATGGTCAACTCACCAGAGGATACTTTCAAGGATTCTTAGTCGTTTTCATTCTGATGAGCAACTATTATATCAAGCCCGGGAAGGCAGCATTGCACCTGATAAAGTGACCAAAGACTACTATGATCACAGGTTCAATAAAAATGGACTTAAAAAGATCAGATACCATATTCAGAAAGCAAGGAGCATGTTTTTGATTAATAGGATATCTGATGCCTATTATGAACTTGGTGTAGCAAGCCATTACATAGCTGACGGAATGACTGCAGTTCATCTTCATGACGTATCCAGTAAAGATCCAATTCATGAACAATATGAAAGTGATCTTGATAATTTGGACAAAAAAGAAGGTTTCTCATTGTTAAGAGATGTTTATAAAGAACAATTAATTGAAATAATGGGTCCTGCTGATATAAAGGAAATAACAGATTACATGAAAAAAAGACGATTGAATGCTAAGAATGAACGTGACTGGTATCCTCATGATGATCTCTACCTTACTTACTATTTCTTGAATATTCTCTCAGTAAACATATTGTCTGACAAATATCCCCCTGCAAAAGAACAAGAGTACTTGAAAAAATCACTCATATCGTGGATATATCCAAGAACATTTGCATATCATTCTTTAAAGGTGGTTATCTTCACGATTCTTGCATTATTCCTATGGTACTGGTCTCCTCTTGCTGGAATAATTGCTATGATAATCAATGTCTATTATAACATTAATTATTTTCTTATTGCTGATGCTATCAAGAATAAAAAAACACTTTATACATACCGAGTTAATGGAAATGAATATAAGTTCAGCAGGATCCCCGATAAATCATGGTTCATATTAGATTCATCCAAATTTTAG
- a CDS encoding OB-fold nucleic acid binding domain-containing protein: MENVSFSEIKDEYEKVNSQITPEKYIELVQARIETLAGLCDPKTAALLVNNDLGMTTSTPTQDPIKIKNIEPDGSTVRVIGKIINVGTVREFPRKDNSTGRVISITIADETGCVIASLWDEMVENITGGFVKVNDTIDITGQAKDGATGTQINIGTKDSICISQESVQATIPQKKISEIKNNESNIYLIVKVLKIGDVKTFNKKNGTGKLRNISLGDDSGKVNATLWNDKADLSPDIKVGDSLLIRNATAKYNDFSKSVELQIGDSTSIEKTNNNVVFKEAFVPINQVTVGKKYSIKGNIIDISEIREFSNDSGQLNSVGNIVVKDNTGQIKVTLWGKNTEIIKQIDLGMPVEIIDGLGKEGMNKIIEMNTFNNSEIRINA, encoded by the coding sequence ATGGAAAATGTTAGTTTTAGTGAAATTAAAGATGAATATGAAAAAGTAAATTCTCAGATTACCCCAGAGAAATATATAGAACTTGTGCAGGCCAGGATAGAAACCCTTGCCGGATTATGTGATCCAAAAACAGCTGCCTTGCTTGTTAACAATGATTTGGGGATGACAACGTCTACTCCTACACAGGACCCCATCAAGATCAAAAATATAGAACCGGATGGAAGCACTGTTCGTGTTATTGGTAAAATCATCAATGTTGGAACAGTGAGAGAATTCCCAAGGAAAGACAACAGTACAGGAAGAGTCATATCTATAACAATAGCAGACGAAACTGGCTGTGTTATTGCTTCGTTGTGGGATGAAATGGTTGAAAATATAACAGGTGGTTTTGTAAAAGTCAACGATACAATTGATATTACTGGACAAGCCAAGGATGGTGCTACAGGCACTCAAATAAACATAGGTACGAAAGATTCAATATGCATCTCGCAGGAATCTGTTCAAGCTACTATTCCTCAAAAAAAGATAAGCGAGATCAAAAATAACGAGTCTAATATCTATCTTATCGTAAAGGTTCTGAAGATCGGTGATGTAAAAACATTCAATAAGAAGAATGGCACTGGTAAACTCCGAAATATTTCTCTTGGCGATGATAGTGGAAAGGTGAACGCAACTCTTTGGAACGATAAAGCAGATTTATCCCCGGATATTAAGGTTGGTGATAGTCTCCTGATCAGAAATGCTACAGCAAAATACAACGACTTCTCTAAATCAGTTGAATTACAGATTGGTGATTCAACATCAATAGAGAAAACAAATAATAATGTGGTCTTCAAGGAGGCCTTTGTACCCATCAACCAAGTCACTGTAGGAAAGAAATACTCAATAAAAGGTAATATAATTGATATCAGTGAGATCAGAGAATTCTCAAATGACAGTGGACAGCTTAATTCTGTCGGAAACATCGTTGTCAAAGACAATACAGGCCAGATCAAAGTTACCTTATGGGGAAAAAATACGGAAATTATAAAACAGATAGATCTTGGTATGCCCGTTGAGATAATTGATGGCCTGGGAAAAGAAGGAATGAATAAAATAATTGAAATGAATACATTTAACAATAGTGAAATCAGGATCAATGCCTGA
- a CDS encoding ISL3 family transposase has product MEDKDLIQLALGIIPPWFVKELNLDTSKKRMDIYLDFIKGSKFLCPVCNELCPIHDTKERIWRHLDFFHYETYLHAKVPRIKCNGHGVKLIDLPWTRQNTGFTLFFEALIVAMCKEMSVASVADIVHIHEDSVWRILSHYVDKAKEERDISYIKTIGVDEIAVKKGHNYVTLFYDMEEARVIHIENGKGKDVFQKFRTEIAGKVDHEQIQYISMDMYPAFKSGAREYFPKATIVFDKFHVIKMMNDSVDRVRRTESKENHVLKNTRFMWLKNPERLSEKENVIMESIKNLDTKTAKAYQFRLALQRLWTIKEVSVAREYLDKWHYWGTHSNIPEIISVSKAIKKHAQGILEAMKNGINNGVAEGINNKIKTAFKRSYGLKTEKYRNNMIYLMAGKLTLPTRC; this is encoded by the coding sequence ATGGAAGACAAAGACCTCATTCAACTTGCTCTGGGAATAATCCCTCCTTGGTTTGTAAAAGAACTAAATCTCGATACTTCTAAGAAAAGGATGGATATTTACCTTGATTTTATAAAAGGGAGCAAATTCCTCTGTCCTGTATGTAATGAATTGTGCCCTATTCATGATACAAAAGAAAGAATATGGAGACACCTGGATTTCTTCCATTACGAAACCTATCTTCATGCAAAGGTTCCCAGAATAAAGTGTAATGGACATGGTGTGAAGTTGATCGATCTTCCATGGACCAGACAGAACACGGGGTTTACCTTGTTCTTTGAAGCATTGATCGTTGCTATGTGCAAAGAAATGTCAGTTGCTTCTGTAGCTGATATTGTACATATTCATGAGGATTCTGTGTGGAGAATACTTAGTCATTATGTAGACAAAGCAAAAGAAGAAAGGGATATATCATATATTAAAACGATCGGAGTAGACGAGATAGCTGTTAAAAAGGGCCATAACTACGTCACTTTGTTCTATGATATGGAAGAAGCAAGAGTCATACACATCGAAAATGGAAAAGGAAAGGATGTGTTCCAAAAATTTAGAACAGAGATCGCTGGCAAGGTAGATCATGAACAGATCCAATACATATCTATGGATATGTATCCTGCATTCAAAAGTGGGGCCAGGGAATATTTCCCAAAAGCTACGATCGTTTTTGATAAGTTCCATGTGATAAAGATGATGAATGATTCAGTTGATAGAGTTAGAAGAACTGAATCAAAAGAAAACCATGTTCTTAAGAATACCAGGTTTATGTGGTTAAAGAACCCTGAGAGATTGTCAGAGAAAGAAAACGTAATCATGGAATCTATCAAGAACCTTGATACAAAAACTGCTAAAGCATACCAGTTTAGATTGGCCCTTCAAAGATTGTGGACAATAAAAGAGGTATCAGTAGCAAGGGAATATCTTGATAAATGGCATTATTGGGGAACCCATAGCAATATCCCAGAGATAATTTCAGTGTCAAAAGCCATCAAAAAACATGCGCAGGGAATTCTTGAAGCAATGAAGAATGGTATAAACAATGGAGTTGCAGAGGGAATAAACAATAAAATTAAAACTGCTTTTAAAAGATCTTATGGTCTAAAGACGGAAAAATACAGGAATAACATGATCTATCTGATGGCGGGAAAATTGACATTACCCACACGATGTTGA
- a CDS encoding Hsp20/alpha crystallin family protein: MLVGVTHSSPTCRYASRKGTPAIIVEKGIFYNWIWPRFFIEVNNNIPINKLVGFITSKIPKNRRQNLDYGRYITPTSVIIDAPTPGVPRQQIIIDSTNRNVKVSASYQQWKYEYNIHLPVSVHPKFEHVTYNDGILVVEFKRNYNEKNHEFLT; encoded by the coding sequence ATGTTAGTTGGAGTGACGCATTCCTCCCCCACCTGTCGCTACGCTTCGAGGAAGGGGACTCCTGCTATAATAGTTGAAAAGGGAATTTTCTATAATTGGATATGGCCACGCTTCTTTATAGAAGTGAATAACAACATTCCCATTAACAAATTAGTAGGATTTATAACATCAAAGATACCCAAAAACAGACGACAAAATCTGGATTATGGTAGATATATTACTCCAACTAGTGTAATTATAGATGCACCTACGCCTGGAGTTCCTCGGCAACAAATCATTATTGACTCTACTAATAGGAATGTAAAAGTATCTGCATCTTACCAACAATGGAAGTATGAATACAATATTCATTTACCTGTTTCAGTCCATCCAAAATTTGAACATGTTACTTATAACGATGGGATTCTTGTAGTAGAATTTAAGAGAAATTATAACGAGAAAAACCACGAATTTCTTACTTAA